From the Prosthecobacter dejongeii genome, one window contains:
- a CDS encoding TolC family protein encodes MSGCSQGFFKKWADREVFGIIGKKAQFVPGAEDDTLLSVTPPQPVNLDVLIKNSETADFLGERAFIEKGARVISLADALDFAVHRNRTYLGRKEIVYLSALTLTGTRQQFSPIVGADGGAAYTDTQVKTGVNNLVRSNTLTADGGAGVDYLMKTGTRLAIGLTTDFTRFFTGGLRNVSDSQASVVLSQPLLRGAGVLAASEPLRQDERDVLYTIRDFTQYRKEFAVSITTQYLRTLQAREAARNRYVANRAAAASIIREGALAEANLRTQSSLKQIQQGQLTYERNWITAVRNYEEQLDDLKIALGLPVTERIILSNTELKRLEVVEPKEDLDTVMDTALITRLDLFNQRDRLADTRRRVKIAHQQTLPTLNALAGYQIGTPNNNEGLELNPRVRRYTGGVDVDLNLNTKPERNALRVSQLDEQLAQRQLDLAEEQLRSTIRTDWRGLAVARKQYDLAQKGLELAQKRLEIETALMEEGQGTARDIVESQDRLITARDLVVSTLIDHVIARLQLWSDMGVLYIEKDGSWVDVLNKEKPKGES; translated from the coding sequence ATGTCTGGGTGTTCCCAGGGGTTTTTCAAAAAATGGGCGGACAGGGAAGTCTTTGGCATCATTGGCAAAAAAGCGCAGTTCGTTCCTGGGGCTGAAGATGACACGCTGTTGAGTGTGACGCCGCCGCAGCCCGTGAATCTGGATGTGCTCATCAAGAACTCCGAGACGGCAGATTTCCTGGGAGAGCGGGCCTTTATCGAAAAAGGCGCGCGGGTGATCAGTTTGGCCGATGCCCTGGATTTCGCCGTGCATCGCAACCGCACTTATTTGGGACGAAAGGAAATTGTCTATCTCTCCGCGCTGACACTCACGGGCACCCGGCAGCAGTTCAGCCCGATTGTGGGAGCTGATGGTGGCGCTGCCTATACGGATACTCAGGTGAAAACTGGGGTAAACAATCTAGTGCGGTCCAACACGCTAACAGCCGATGGCGGAGCAGGCGTGGATTATCTGATGAAAACGGGCACGCGTCTCGCGATCGGCCTGACGACCGATTTCACCCGCTTTTTTACCGGCGGTCTGCGGAATGTCTCGGATTCGCAGGCCAGTGTCGTCTTGTCACAGCCTTTGCTGCGTGGGGCGGGTGTCTTGGCGGCCTCTGAGCCTCTGCGTCAGGATGAGCGCGATGTTTTGTACACGATTCGTGATTTTACCCAGTATCGTAAAGAGTTCGCCGTCAGCATCACCACACAGTATTTGCGCACCTTGCAGGCTCGTGAAGCCGCCCGTAACCGCTACGTGGCTAACCGGGCTGCTGCCGCCTCCATCATTCGTGAAGGTGCCCTCGCGGAGGCGAATCTGCGCACGCAATCTAGCCTGAAGCAGATCCAGCAGGGGCAACTCACCTATGAGCGTAACTGGATCACGGCCGTGCGTAACTATGAAGAACAACTGGATGATTTAAAGATCGCCCTGGGTCTGCCAGTGACGGAGCGCATCATCTTGAGCAACACGGAGCTGAAGCGCCTGGAAGTGGTGGAGCCTAAGGAGGACCTGGATACCGTGATGGACACGGCCTTGATTACCCGGCTGGACCTCTTCAATCAGCGGGATCGTCTTGCGGATACGCGTCGGCGGGTGAAGATTGCTCACCAGCAAACATTGCCCACGCTGAATGCCTTGGCGGGGTACCAGATCGGCACACCGAATAACAACGAGGGACTGGAACTGAACCCCAGGGTGCGCCGCTACACGGGTGGGGTGGACGTGGACCTCAACCTCAATACAAAGCCGGAGCGGAATGCCCTTCGTGTGAGCCAATTGGATGAGCAGTTAGCGCAGCGGCAACTGGACCTGGCCGAGGAGCAACTGCGCAGCACGATCCGCACGGACTGGCGCGGTTTAGCGGTGGCGCGGAAGCAGTATGATCTGGCTCAGAAGGGGCTGGAACTGGCCCAGAAGCGTCTTGAAATCGAAACCGCGCTGATGGAAGAAGGCCAGGGGACTGCCCGTGACATTGTGGAATCTCAGGACCGCCTGATCACGGCACGCGACTTGGTTGTTTCGACCTTGATTGACCACGTGATCGCCCGTCTGCAGCTGTGGAGTGACATGGGAGTCCTCTACATTGAGAAAGACGGCTCATGGGTGGACGTATTGAATAAAGAAAAACCGAAGGGAGAGTCATGA
- a CDS encoding efflux RND transporter periplasmic adaptor subunit: MKSKIWIYGGVAVAGIAAVSYFTSGSTRQADDVPTFSVQKGRLQINVLQGGEIRALQNFELKSEIETPTKILSLIPEGYLVTEEDVKEGKVLVELDNSDLKTRIQDHEIQFQTTVASYIDADEGREIQRSENQSLVRDMKETAIFALMDFEKYLGRDLSMKILADAGLPKDASEFDKFADQLESQANAQLEAGAKVSAVGEAKKDTMNALKKTVGSAESERIDFSPFLEGQKSGDGEAQQKLRQLEDELLLRKSELAVAKQKVEASQRLASRDFISKTQLENDQVNFEKVSLAGKTASTELDLFKKYAFSKMCAQLVSAYRESLTKLQRTVRANRSKMAQAETRFQTAKRRYEMELAKKEDLDRQLKACMMRAVQPGLVAYGDLNASAAARYSESIEEGSNVRFRQTVLTIPNMSQMGVHVNVHESQVKKVRIGQPALIKVDAEPGIVLEGRVAELAVLPDSSSSRYTPNLKVYPASIHILGTHPWMKPGMNAKVEILVDQLADVMFVPVQSIEVENDHHFCYVNESGSLERRSVETGLFNDEFIEVRTGLQLGELVALSLPKKLVPENKPGGPSPGMSEDPVAPAKPKGQGKAKPKDVAAVK; encoded by the coding sequence GTGAAGTCTAAAATCTGGATCTACGGAGGAGTCGCTGTGGCAGGGATCGCTGCAGTGAGTTACTTCACATCTGGTTCGACCCGGCAGGCCGACGATGTGCCAACTTTCTCCGTCCAAAAAGGGCGGTTGCAGATCAATGTGCTCCAAGGCGGGGAGATCCGCGCGTTGCAGAACTTTGAACTGAAATCAGAAATCGAAACACCGACGAAAATTCTCAGCCTGATTCCTGAGGGTTACTTGGTGACAGAAGAGGATGTGAAGGAAGGCAAGGTGCTGGTGGAACTGGATAACTCTGATCTGAAGACTCGGATTCAAGATCACGAGATCCAGTTTCAGACCACGGTGGCCTCTTACATTGATGCCGACGAAGGGCGTGAAATCCAGCGCAGTGAAAACCAGAGCCTGGTGCGTGACATGAAGGAGACGGCCATCTTTGCGCTGATGGACTTTGAAAAATACCTGGGCCGTGACTTGAGCATGAAGATTTTGGCGGATGCAGGTCTGCCAAAAGATGCGTCTGAATTTGATAAATTTGCCGATCAGCTTGAGTCTCAAGCGAACGCACAGTTGGAGGCTGGTGCCAAGGTCTCTGCGGTGGGCGAAGCCAAAAAAGACACGATGAACGCGCTGAAAAAGACGGTGGGCTCTGCTGAGTCTGAGCGCATTGATTTTTCGCCTTTCTTGGAAGGGCAAAAAAGCGGCGATGGTGAGGCCCAACAAAAGCTCCGTCAATTGGAAGACGAGCTGCTGCTGCGTAAGTCGGAGCTGGCGGTGGCCAAGCAGAAAGTGGAGGCCTCTCAACGCCTGGCTTCACGGGATTTCATCTCCAAGACTCAGTTGGAAAATGACCAAGTGAACTTTGAAAAAGTGTCTTTGGCAGGGAAGACCGCGAGCACGGAACTGGATCTGTTTAAGAAGTATGCGTTCTCGAAGATGTGCGCGCAGTTGGTCTCGGCCTACCGCGAAAGTCTGACGAAGCTGCAGCGCACGGTGCGGGCGAACCGCTCCAAAATGGCGCAGGCGGAAACGCGTTTTCAGACGGCGAAACGTCGTTACGAAATGGAGTTGGCCAAAAAAGAGGACTTAGATCGCCAGCTCAAGGCCTGCATGATGCGTGCGGTGCAGCCTGGTCTGGTAGCTTACGGAGATCTGAACGCCAGTGCTGCTGCGCGTTACAGTGAGTCCATTGAAGAAGGCAGCAATGTGCGCTTTCGCCAAACGGTGCTGACCATTCCAAATATGTCGCAGATGGGCGTCCACGTGAATGTCCACGAATCTCAGGTAAAGAAGGTCCGCATCGGCCAGCCAGCCTTGATCAAGGTGGATGCTGAGCCGGGCATCGTGCTGGAAGGACGTGTGGCTGAACTTGCCGTGCTACCCGATTCCAGCAGCAGCCGCTACACGCCTAACTTGAAGGTGTATCCTGCCTCCATCCATATTTTGGGCACGCATCCTTGGATGAAGCCGGGCATGAATGCGAAGGTGGAAATCCTGGTGGATCAACTGGCGGACGTGATGTTTGTGCCAGTGCAGAGCATCGAGGTGGAGAATGATCACCACTTCTGCTACGTGAATGAAAGCGGCAGTCTGGAGCGCCGCTCTGTGGAGACAGGATTGTTCAACGATGAGTTCATCGAGGTCCGCACGGGGCTGCAACTGGGCGAACTGGTGGCGCTGTCTCTGCCGAAGAAACTGGTGCCGGAAAACAAACCCGGTGGTCCTAGCCCAGGCATGTCTGAGGACCCCGTGGCTCCGGCTAAACCGAAGGGGCAGGGCAAAGCCAAGCCGAAAGATGTGGCCGCCGTGAAGTGA
- a CDS encoding ABC transporter ATP-binding protein: protein MSEPIISLRDIRKSYQMGDVLSHVLQGVSFDIHRGEYVCIMGPSGCGKSTLLNVLGCLDQPTSGDYFLGGENVATLNDDDLSAARNRNLGFIFQSYNLIQQLTVVENISVPMYYGGADDAKMREVAEKLATQVGLGHRLYHKPNELSGGQQQRVAIARALSNSPLMILADEATGNLDSKSGQEILALFDELNEQGKTLVFVTHDERMVERCTRIIRLRDGVVEKDERGAKARN from the coding sequence ATGTCTGAGCCGATCATCAGTCTGCGGGATATCCGCAAGTCCTACCAGATGGGAGATGTCCTGAGCCATGTGCTCCAAGGGGTGTCCTTTGACATCCATCGCGGAGAGTATGTCTGCATCATGGGGCCCTCTGGCTGTGGTAAATCCACCCTGCTGAATGTCCTGGGCTGTCTGGACCAGCCGACGAGTGGGGATTACTTCCTAGGTGGCGAGAATGTGGCGACTCTGAATGATGACGATCTCTCCGCTGCACGAAATCGGAACCTGGGGTTTATTTTCCAGAGCTACAATCTCATCCAGCAATTGACCGTGGTGGAGAACATCTCGGTCCCCATGTACTACGGCGGGGCGGATGACGCGAAGATGCGGGAGGTGGCCGAAAAGCTGGCAACGCAGGTGGGCCTGGGACATCGCCTTTACCACAAGCCCAATGAACTTTCCGGCGGGCAGCAGCAGCGTGTGGCCATCGCCCGTGCTCTCTCCAACAGCCCGCTGATGATCTTGGCCGATGAGGCCACGGGGAACCTGGACTCCAAATCTGGGCAGGAGATCCTGGCTCTGTTTGATGAACTGAATGAGCAGGGGAAGACCCTGGTCTTTGTGACGCATGATGAACGCATGGTGGAGCGCTGCACGCGCATCATCCGTCTGCGAGATGGGGTGGTGGAAAAGGATGAGCGTGGAGCAAAGGCGCGAAACTAA
- a CDS encoding transglutaminase domain-containing protein, giving the protein MMLRLLIWSIFSGLALAGGLMAHKEGKLTAWNLWFKEWLSGEDKTYSGVRFEVDLVDRLNFVRIGVRQPLLKVDVELEAWLEKEFPTMVLDDATRISELVQSQAPRYLRVSVCTASGPTLRSLLDQYHDFGQSIGGEMTHLACAVRESAGGLMHQSLLIVGQRLEDFSPEVMASSKEEAFFSTCPHCQHPHIVRISRQQNSLGLECPQCRRTYAVVATDADGHYRFVNEFLTGYAPPAVFSKDDSRVHELFTIWAAVHANCVYTKDPGSKKAATDAWQTSLDTQRKGQGDCEDSAIFLCDWLLSRGFQARVALGRYGDLGGHAWVVVKLDDKEYLLESTEGRPDPSNPPLVSRVGSRYVPEIMFDRYALYVHSTPGQAWKGDYWSTKIWTRVEPRSLKARLQTAAGKEGEANPPEANQRVARASRPNPASAPFVELKEIPKDASIWQMPLSLGQEKLGKEPPR; this is encoded by the coding sequence ATGATGCTTCGTCTCCTCATTTGGTCCATCTTTTCTGGCCTCGCCCTGGCGGGTGGATTGATGGCGCATAAGGAGGGGAAGCTGACGGCGTGGAACCTGTGGTTCAAGGAATGGCTAAGTGGCGAAGACAAAACCTATTCTGGGGTTCGCTTTGAGGTGGATCTGGTGGATCGGCTGAACTTTGTCCGGATCGGTGTGCGACAACCACTGCTGAAGGTGGATGTGGAATTGGAGGCTTGGCTGGAGAAGGAATTCCCCACCATGGTTCTGGATGATGCCACGCGGATCTCTGAACTGGTGCAGTCCCAAGCGCCTCGCTATCTGCGTGTGTCCGTGTGCACGGCCAGCGGCCCGACTTTGCGCTCTTTGCTGGATCAATACCATGACTTTGGCCAAAGCATCGGAGGGGAGATGACTCACCTCGCCTGTGCGGTGCGAGAATCCGCCGGAGGGCTGATGCATCAGTCTTTATTGATCGTGGGGCAGAGGCTGGAAGACTTCAGTCCTGAGGTGATGGCGAGCAGCAAAGAGGAGGCTTTTTTCAGCACCTGCCCGCATTGCCAGCACCCGCACATCGTGCGCATCTCACGCCAGCAAAACAGTCTGGGGCTGGAGTGTCCCCAATGCCGACGTACCTATGCAGTCGTGGCCACGGATGCCGACGGGCACTATCGTTTCGTGAATGAGTTTTTGACGGGCTACGCACCCCCTGCGGTTTTTTCAAAAGATGATTCGAGAGTGCATGAGCTTTTCACCATCTGGGCTGCGGTGCATGCCAACTGTGTCTATACCAAAGATCCGGGAAGTAAGAAAGCGGCCACGGATGCCTGGCAGACCAGTCTGGACACACAGCGAAAAGGCCAGGGAGACTGCGAAGATTCGGCCATTTTTTTGTGTGACTGGCTGCTCTCACGTGGCTTTCAGGCACGGGTGGCGCTGGGGCGCTATGGGGATCTCGGCGGCCATGCCTGGGTGGTGGTGAAGCTAGACGATAAGGAGTATCTGCTGGAGTCCACCGAAGGGCGGCCAGATCCCTCCAATCCACCGCTAGTCTCGCGGGTGGGGAGCCGATATGTGCCGGAAATCATGTTTGATCGTTACGCTCTTTACGTTCATTCCACGCCAGGGCAGGCCTGGAAGGGGGACTACTGGTCCACCAAAATTTGGACGCGAGTGGAACCGCGTAGCTTGAAGGCGCGTCTTCAGACAGCAGCGGGTAAAGAGGGGGAGGCTAACCCTCCGGAAGCGAACCAGCGAGTGGCCCGGGCGAGCCGCCCAAACCCGGCGTCAGCCCCCTTTGTCGAGCTGAAGGAAATCCCCAAAGATGCGTCTATCTGGCAGATGCCTTTATCTCTAGGTCAGGAAAAGCTTGGCAAGGAACCTCCTCGCTAA
- a CDS encoding citrate synthase has product MAVVSKGLEGIVAAETRLGEVKGAEGILFYCGYDINELAGKVSYEEVVYLLFYQKLPNRAELEKLTTALRAERELPQGVIDYLLAAPKKAKPIDIMRTAVSMLGSYELKRHDVDVSENLATAIRLVSQIGVVAAYFHRARTGKELPPIRKDLSEAAHFLYLMTGEVPSKEAEKTLDVAYVLHAEHGFNASTFTARVVASTLSDMYSAISAAIGALKGPLHGGANEGVIHMLEEIGSPDNVDSWVEDALAQKKKIMGIGHRVYKVLDPRAPHLREMAIQLTAQLGEAKWIQMSERIAEIMRERKGLNANVDFYSATVYYSLDIPTDLFTPIFAIARMSGWTAHVLEQWSENRLFRPLSEYVGRPYGQKVVPIDER; this is encoded by the coding sequence ATGGCAGTCGTCTCCAAAGGTCTTGAAGGAATCGTCGCAGCAGAAACCCGTCTCGGGGAAGTGAAGGGTGCAGAAGGCATCCTTTTTTATTGCGGATACGACATCAACGAACTCGCCGGCAAGGTCAGCTACGAAGAGGTTGTCTATTTGTTGTTTTACCAAAAGCTGCCTAACCGCGCGGAGTTGGAGAAGCTGACGACGGCTCTCCGGGCTGAGCGTGAGCTGCCTCAGGGCGTGATTGATTACTTGCTGGCTGCGCCTAAAAAGGCCAAGCCGATTGACATCATGCGCACAGCCGTTTCCATGCTGGGTAGCTATGAGCTGAAGCGTCACGATGTGGATGTGAGTGAGAACCTCGCCACGGCAATTCGTCTCGTCTCACAGATCGGCGTTGTCGCTGCCTACTTCCACCGCGCTCGCACGGGCAAGGAACTGCCACCGATCCGCAAGGATCTCAGCGAGGCCGCTCATTTCCTTTACCTGATGACAGGTGAGGTGCCGAGTAAGGAGGCTGAGAAGACACTGGATGTGGCCTACGTGCTGCATGCTGAGCACGGCTTCAATGCCTCCACTTTCACCGCTCGCGTGGTAGCCTCCACGCTCAGCGACATGTATTCTGCCATCAGCGCTGCGATCGGTGCCCTCAAAGGTCCTCTTCACGGCGGTGCCAATGAAGGCGTGATTCACATGCTGGAAGAGATTGGCAGCCCTGACAATGTGGACTCTTGGGTGGAAGACGCACTGGCTCAGAAGAAGAAGATCATGGGCATCGGCCACCGCGTGTACAAGGTCCTCGACCCCCGCGCTCCGCACCTCCGCGAGATGGCCATCCAGCTCACGGCCCAGCTTGGCGAAGCGAAGTGGATCCAGATGTCTGAGCGCATCGCTGAGATCATGCGCGAGCGGAAGGGCCTGAATGCGAACGTGGATTTCTACAGCGCGACCGTGTATTACAGCCTGGATATCCCGACAGATCTTTTCACCCCGATCTTCGCCATCGCTCGCATGAGCGGCTGGACTGCTCACGTGCTGGAGCAGTGGAGCGAAAACCGCTTGTTCCGCCCCTTGAGCGAATACGTCGGTCGTCCGTACGGTCAGAAGGTCGTGCCGATTGACGAGCGTTAA
- a CDS encoding PIN domain-containing protein, with protein sequence MIPLAPSHHVFVDFENVHELDLSLVGRRGFQFTLMMGAKQTKLGVEVVEKLLQHSEAVQIIRLQSIGKNALDFALSYYVGQAVLSYPGGQYHIVSKDTGYDPLVQHLRSRQVAVSRHDDFRNLIESHPETPMVHPEVVKTSVVEKVPATKLNGAELEPVIHVAKKVSSPKPVGTEFERVVTFLRGTASRPKREKTLLNHLAAFMKKEVNSPEIPKMIQRLIQSGRVKMDTQRALTYHF encoded by the coding sequence ATGATCCCTCTAGCGCCCAGCCATCATGTGTTTGTCGATTTCGAGAATGTGCATGAGCTGGACCTGTCTTTGGTGGGACGTCGGGGATTCCAATTTACTTTGATGATGGGAGCCAAGCAGACCAAGCTGGGCGTGGAAGTGGTGGAAAAGCTTTTGCAACATTCGGAAGCCGTCCAGATCATCCGCCTGCAATCCATCGGGAAGAATGCACTCGATTTTGCTCTGTCTTACTATGTGGGGCAGGCGGTGCTGAGCTACCCTGGGGGCCAGTATCACATTGTCTCTAAAGATACTGGGTATGATCCGCTGGTTCAGCATTTGCGCAGCCGACAGGTGGCTGTTTCGCGGCATGATGACTTTCGTAATCTCATCGAATCACACCCTGAGACGCCCATGGTGCATCCGGAGGTCGTTAAAACCAGCGTGGTCGAAAAGGTGCCCGCAACAAAACTCAATGGAGCGGAATTGGAGCCGGTGATTCATGTGGCGAAAAAAGTTTCCTCACCCAAACCTGTCGGGACGGAATTTGAGCGTGTAGTTACCTTTCTGAGGGGGACGGCAAGCCGACCGAAACGGGAAAAGACTTTGCTGAATCATTTGGCGGCCTTCATGAAAAAAGAGGTCAACAGCCCTGAAATTCCCAAGATGATCCAGCGGCTGATCCAAAGCGGGCGAGTGAAAATGGATACTCAAAGGGCGCTGACCTATCATTTTTAG
- a CDS encoding TetR/AcrR family transcriptional regulator, with protein MPPASTNPRLPSDERRGGILDAALRVFAERGFHGATTKELAKAAGVSEALMFRHFPTKEDLYIALQAHCCQAKAGEKAEMLGQLEDSTASLVTLVHYMMAKMLRPVSAVPEAEQALHRLLANSIIEDGNFARGFMQRVGREFIQKMESCLAVAQAAGDAESSPLQGNVGAWFVQHFAAMLMLNEMPGRPVVELEMERAAQVEQAVWFALQGLGLKAEAIRRNYHPQAFALLMS; from the coding sequence ATGCCTCCTGCTTCTACAAATCCGCGTCTGCCCAGCGATGAGCGGCGTGGGGGCATTTTGGATGCAGCTCTGCGGGTGTTTGCGGAGCGCGGATTTCACGGGGCGACGACGAAGGAATTGGCGAAGGCGGCGGGCGTTTCGGAGGCGCTGATGTTTCGCCACTTTCCGACCAAGGAGGATCTCTACATCGCTCTGCAAGCCCATTGCTGCCAAGCCAAGGCAGGAGAGAAGGCTGAGATGCTGGGGCAATTGGAAGATTCCACAGCTTCGTTGGTCACTCTGGTACATTACATGATGGCGAAGATGCTGCGTCCCGTATCCGCAGTGCCGGAGGCCGAGCAGGCTCTGCATCGTTTGCTGGCCAATAGCATCATCGAAGATGGAAACTTTGCCCGGGGATTCATGCAGCGCGTAGGCCGTGAATTTATTCAAAAAATGGAATCTTGCTTGGCGGTGGCTCAGGCTGCGGGTGATGCTGAATCTTCTCCATTGCAGGGAAACGTCGGCGCGTGGTTTGTGCAGCACTTTGCGGCGATGCTGATGCTGAATGAAATGCCGGGACGTCCCGTGGTGGAACTGGAAATGGAGCGCGCTGCGCAGGTGGAGCAGGCGGTCTGGTTTGCCCTGCAAGGCCTAGGACTGAAGGCCGAGGCCATTCGTCGAAATTATCACCCGCAGGCGTTTGCCCTGCTGATGAGCTGA
- a CDS encoding PQQ-binding-like beta-propeller repeat protein — protein sequence MTTDSPSLSSVRSRGLPWFPIATILLGVVAVFYIRSLPEFERNLKSWLTAAIPLLVVILNCLWFVFTPRFSWRTRLTGLAGLLILGGVAKWTTRVDGTLDGTGVPNIVWKWSKSEGPSVAKVKVAEAAEGWTPDAAMLAQSADVPQFFGPNRDGRVTGAKLAGDWKAVTPKELWRQPIGLGWSAYAVVQGRAYTQEQRSEEELVTCYDLFTGKLLWSYADPVRFSQWQSGDGPHATPTIHEGRVYAYGATGLLNCLNATTGKPIWQRSVLGENKLENIEWGVSCSPLIVDDKVVVTGGQTKGPVLFAYKLDTGELAWKAGDDQACYSSPLLATLAGKRVVLSNNVRSLTAYDPASGAVLLDYEWGGTNWPKASQPLVLGQDRVFLSAGYGMGCQMLEIKAAADGSLAATQLWAGMKMKTQFNSPAVREGHAYGLDDGRLACVDLATGERLWKEGRFASGQSLLVDDLVIIQSESGPVHLAAAKPAGFEELGKIGALSSKTWNHPTLAGRYLLVRNDREAVCYELPLAK from the coding sequence ATGACGACTGATTCTCCCTCCCTCTCCAGCGTGCGTTCTCGTGGCCTGCCGTGGTTTCCCATTGCCACCATCTTGCTGGGCGTGGTTGCTGTTTTCTACATTCGCTCGCTCCCAGAGTTTGAGCGGAATCTCAAAAGCTGGCTCACGGCGGCAATCCCGCTTTTGGTGGTGATCCTGAACTGCCTGTGGTTCGTCTTCACTCCGCGCTTTTCCTGGCGTACTCGGCTCACCGGCCTGGCTGGGCTGCTGATTCTAGGTGGGGTGGCCAAATGGACGACGCGGGTGGACGGTACGCTGGATGGCACGGGGGTACCAAACATCGTGTGGAAGTGGTCTAAATCCGAGGGGCCCTCCGTGGCCAAGGTCAAGGTGGCGGAAGCTGCGGAAGGCTGGACGCCCGATGCAGCGATGCTGGCCCAGTCGGCCGATGTGCCGCAGTTCTTTGGCCCGAATCGAGATGGAAGAGTCACGGGGGCCAAGCTGGCTGGAGATTGGAAGGCGGTAACGCCAAAGGAGCTGTGGCGTCAGCCGATCGGCCTGGGGTGGTCTGCCTATGCAGTGGTGCAGGGCCGGGCCTACACGCAGGAGCAGCGGAGTGAGGAAGAGTTGGTCACGTGCTATGATCTCTTCACAGGCAAGCTGCTGTGGTCCTATGCGGACCCGGTGCGCTTTTCCCAATGGCAGAGTGGAGATGGCCCCCATGCCACGCCGACGATACATGAGGGACGGGTCTATGCCTATGGGGCCACAGGGCTGCTGAACTGTCTGAATGCCACCACGGGCAAGCCCATCTGGCAGCGCTCCGTCCTGGGTGAGAACAAGCTAGAAAACATCGAGTGGGGGGTGAGTTGCTCCCCCTTGATCGTGGATGACAAGGTGGTGGTGACGGGCGGTCAAACGAAGGGGCCCGTGCTGTTTGCTTATAAACTCGATACGGGTGAGTTGGCCTGGAAAGCGGGCGATGACCAGGCCTGCTACTCCTCACCCCTGCTCGCTACTTTGGCGGGAAAACGGGTGGTCTTGAGCAACAATGTGCGCTCTTTGACCGCGTATGATCCTGCCAGTGGCGCGGTGCTGCTGGATTACGAATGGGGCGGCACGAATTGGCCCAAGGCTTCGCAACCCTTGGTGTTAGGCCAGGATCGGGTATTTCTTTCGGCTGGTTACGGCATGGGCTGCCAGATGTTGGAAATCAAGGCAGCGGCCGATGGCTCTTTAGCGGCTACTCAACTGTGGGCGGGCATGAAGATGAAGACGCAGTTCAATAGCCCAGCGGTCCGGGAAGGTCATGCCTACGGCCTGGATGACGGGCGGCTGGCCTGCGTGGATCTGGCTACGGGGGAACGCCTGTGGAAAGAGGGGCGTTTTGCCTCCGGTCAGAGCTTGCTGGTGGATGATTTAGTCATCATCCAGAGCGAAAGCGGCCCGGTGCATCTCGCTGCGGCGAAACCTGCTGGCTTTGAGGAACTGGGCAAGATCGGTGCGCTGAGCAGCAAGACCTGGAACCACCCGACGCTGGCGGGGCGCTACCTGCTGGTGCGCAATGATCGCGAGGCGGTTTGCTATGAGCTGCCCTTGGCGAAGTGA